In Rhodobacteraceae bacterium LMO-JJ12, a single window of DNA contains:
- a CDS encoding DUF1178 family protein: MIRFTLKCSDGHQFDSWFQSAAAFEALKAAGHVDCAVCGSGQVEKAIMAPQVSTARKTASQHEGALSTPASPAEQALAALKRHVETNSDYVGMEFAREARAIHDGDAPERPIHGEAKLEEAKKLIEDGVPVSPLPFRPGRKSN, translated from the coding sequence ATGATCCGATTCACGCTCAAATGTAGTGACGGACATCAGTTTGATAGCTGGTTTCAATCGGCTGCGGCTTTTGAGGCGCTTAAAGCCGCTGGTCATGTGGACTGTGCGGTCTGTGGATCCGGGCAAGTGGAAAAGGCGATCATGGCGCCGCAGGTGAGCACGGCGCGCAAGACCGCATCGCAACACGAAGGGGCGCTGAGCACCCCGGCAAGCCCGGCAGAACAGGCGCTGGCAGCGCTCAAGCGGCATGTCGAGACGAATTCCGATTATGTCGGCATGGAATTTGCCCGCGAGGCGCGCGCGATTCATGATGGAGATGCGCCGGAACGGCCAATCCATGGCGAGGCCAAGCTCGAAGAGGCCAAAAAGCTGATCGAGGATGGTGTGCCGGTCTCCCCCCTGCCCTTCCGACCGGGCCGCAAGTCGAACTGA
- a CDS encoding aspartate kinase, with protein MPVLVMKFGGTSVANIDRIRRVAKRVGVEVAKGYDVIVIVSAMSGRTNELVGWVDEVSPLYDAREYDAVVSSGENVTAGLMALTLQEMDVPARSWQGWQVPVKTSNAHSAARIEEIPTDNINAKFGEGMRVAVVAGFQGVSPEGRITTLGRGGSDTTAVAFAAAFGAERCDIYTDVDGVYTTDPRITDKARKLDKIAFEEMLELASLGAKVLQTRSVELAMRYNVKLRVLSSFEEQSDDAGTLVCAEEEVMENRPVSGIAYSRDEAKMTLMSVADRPGIAAAIFGPLSEAGVNVDMIIQNISEEGRTDMTFSCPIDQVKRAQKAMDDAKADGDINFHDLVADKEVAKVSAVGIGMRSQSGVAAKMFKTLSDEGINIKVIATSEIKISVLIDRKYMELAVQALHDAFELEKAV; from the coding sequence ATGCCTGTTCTCGTGATGAAATTCGGCGGCACATCTGTCGCCAATATCGACCGCATCCGCCGCGTGGCCAAACGCGTGGGCGTTGAGGTGGCCAAGGGCTATGACGTGATCGTTATCGTGTCGGCCATGTCGGGACGCACCAACGAGTTGGTCGGCTGGGTTGATGAGGTCAGCCCGCTTTATGACGCGCGCGAGTATGATGCGGTGGTGAGTTCGGGCGAGAACGTGACCGCCGGTCTGATGGCGCTGACGCTTCAGGAGATGGACGTGCCGGCGCGCAGCTGGCAGGGCTGGCAGGTGCCGGTGAAGACCAGCAACGCGCATTCCGCCGCGCGGATCGAGGAAATTCCGACCGATAATATCAACGCCAAGTTCGGTGAGGGTATGCGGGTTGCGGTGGTTGCTGGCTTTCAGGGGGTCAGCCCCGAGGGGCGGATCACCACGCTGGGCCGGGGCGGCAGCGACACCACGGCGGTGGCTTTTGCTGCGGCCTTTGGGGCGGAGCGTTGTGATATCTATACGGATGTGGACGGCGTATATACCACCGACCCGCGCATTACCGACAAGGCACGCAAGCTCGACAAGATCGCGTTTGAGGAAATGCTGGAGCTGGCCAGTTTGGGGGCGAAGGTCTTGCAGACCCGCTCGGTCGAGTTGGCCATGCGTTATAATGTGAAACTCAGGGTGCTGAGCAGTTTTGAGGAACAATCCGACGACGCCGGGACTCTGGTGTGCGCCGAGGAGGAAGTTATGGAAAACCGACCCGTTTCAGGCATCGCCTATAGCCGCGACGAAGCCAAGATGACGCTTATGAGTGTGGCCGACCGCCCCGGTATCGCCGCCGCCATTTTCGGCCCGCTGAGCGAGGCCGGTGTGAATGTGGATATGATCATTCAGAACATTTCGGAAGAGGGGCGCACCGATATGACCTTTTCCTGTCCGATTGATCAGGTGAAGCGCGCGCAAAAGGCGATGGATGATGCCAAAGCCGACGGGGACATCAATTTTCACGATCTGGTCGCCGATAAAGAAGTCGCCAAGGTTTCCGCCGTTGGCATCGGCATGCGCAGCCAGTCGGGCGTGGCCGCAAAGATGTTCAAGACACTGAGCGACGAAGGCATCAACATCAAGGTCATCGCCACGTCGGAAATCAAGATTTCCGTGCTGATCGATCGCAAATACATGGAATTGGCCGTGCAGGCGCTACATGATGCGTTCGAGTTGGAAAAAGCCGTCTGA
- a CDS encoding NUDIX hydrolase — translation MTLHRTKQLPISVLAERKGDMRTQFAALCWRLTKGKPEILLITSRGTNRWIIPKGWPMSGETPGQGALTEAWEEAGVIGKAYEQCLGLYSYTKRVDDDTLLPCVAMIYPVKVAKLAKEFPEAGQRKRKWVSPKKAATLVKEPELAQILKTFDPKYLRK, via the coding sequence ATGACCCTGCACCGCACAAAGCAATTGCCGATTTCGGTTTTGGCAGAGCGCAAAGGCGATATGCGCACGCAGTTTGCGGCGCTGTGCTGGCGGTTGACCAAGGGCAAGCCCGAAATATTGCTGATTACCTCACGCGGGACCAACCGGTGGATCATCCCCAAGGGCTGGCCAATGAGCGGCGAGACACCGGGGCAAGGCGCGCTGACCGAAGCGTGGGAAGAAGCCGGGGTGATTGGCAAGGCCTATGAGCAATGTCTGGGGCTCTATTCCTATACCAAGCGGGTTGACGACGACACGCTGCTGCCCTGTGTGGCGATGATCTATCCTGTGAAAGTGGCCAAGCTTGCCAAGGAATTTCCCGAGGCGGGACAGCGCAAACGCAAGTGGGTGTCGCCGAAGAAGGCCGCAACGCTGGTCAAGGAGCCCGAACTGGCGCAGATCCTCAAGACCTTCGATCCGAAGTATCTGAGGAAGTGA
- a CDS encoding SDR family NAD(P)-dependent oxidoreductase has protein sequence MTAKHVVITGANRGIGAAMAEAYRAQGWDVTGTSRDGSAGVKLDVCDPQSHRAMAAAMDGKAVDLLVCNAGVYLDKGQNLADGYPPEMWATSFATNVTGVFLSVQSLLAQLQTREGAKIAIISSQMASDERAPGGSYIYRSSKAAALNLGRNLAVDLKGIGIAVGIYHPGWVRTDMGGGTAEISVEQAAGGLMQRFEALSLDTTGCFETWDGRAHPF, from the coding sequence ATGACAGCGAAACATGTAGTGATTACCGGAGCCAATCGCGGCATTGGTGCTGCGATGGCCGAGGCCTATCGCGCGCAAGGGTGGGACGTGACCGGGACGTCGCGGGATGGGTCGGCGGGCGTGAAGCTTGATGTCTGTGATCCGCAGTCGCACCGTGCCATGGCGGCGGCGATGGACGGGAAAGCGGTTGATCTTCTGGTGTGCAACGCGGGGGTTTACCTCGACAAGGGGCAGAACCTGGCGGATGGCTATCCGCCCGAGATGTGGGCGACAAGCTTTGCCACCAATGTGACCGGCGTGTTTTTGAGCGTGCAGAGCCTTCTGGCGCAGCTACAGACCCGCGAAGGCGCAAAAATCGCCATTATTTCCAGCCAGATGGCCAGCGACGAGCGTGCGCCGGGTGGGTCGTATATCTATCGTTCATCAAAAGCGGCGGCGCTCAATCTGGGGCGCAATCTGGCGGTGGATCTGAAGGGGATCGGCATCGCCGTGGGGATTTATCATCCCGGTTGGGTGCGCACCGACATGGGGGGCGGCACCGCCGAGATCAGTGTAGAGCAAGCCGCTGGCGGATTGATGCAGAGGTTTGAGGCATTGTCTTTGGACACGACGGGCTGTTTTGAAACCTGGGACGGGCGGGCGCATCCGTTCTGA
- the ychF gene encoding redox-regulated ATPase YchF encodes MGFRMGIVGLPNVGKSTLFNALTRTAAAQAANFPFCTIEPNVGEVGVPDERLDKLAKIAGSKQTIPTRMTFVDIAGLVKGASKGEGLGNQFLANIREVDAIAHVLRCFEDGDVTHVEGRVDPVADAETIETELMLSDIESIEKRMVNITRKVRGGDKEAVQQERLLKQALAVLEEGKPARVVSVDEDDLRAWRGLQLLTTKPVLYVCNVSEEDAAEGNALSAAVAEMATAQGNSHVVISARIEEEISQLEDEEATMFLEEMGLHEAGLARLIRAGYELLNLSTYFTVGPKEARAWTIKRGTKAPQAAGVIHGDFERGFIRAETIAYDDFVNLGGENPAKEAGKMRAEGKAYVVQDGDVLHFLFNT; translated from the coding sequence ATGGGTTTCAGAATGGGTATCGTTGGTCTGCCGAACGTCGGCAAGTCCACGCTTTTCAACGCGCTCACACGCACCGCCGCCGCCCAGGCCGCGAACTTCCCGTTCTGCACGATTGAGCCCAACGTGGGCGAGGTCGGCGTTCCCGACGAACGCCTTGATAAACTTGCCAAAATTGCCGGTTCCAAACAAACGATTCCGACCCGTATGACCTTTGTCGACATCGCCGGATTGGTCAAAGGTGCGTCCAAAGGCGAGGGGCTTGGCAACCAGTTTCTGGCCAATATTCGCGAGGTTGACGCCATCGCCCATGTGCTGCGTTGCTTTGAAGATGGCGACGTCACCCACGTCGAAGGCCGCGTCGATCCGGTTGCCGACGCCGAAACGATTGAAACCGAATTGATGCTTTCTGACATCGAATCGATTGAAAAACGCATGGTCAACATCACCCGCAAGGTCCGCGGCGGCGACAAAGAAGCAGTGCAGCAAGAACGCCTTTTGAAACAGGCACTTGCCGTGTTGGAAGAGGGGAAGCCCGCGCGCGTCGTTTCGGTTGATGAAGATGATCTGCGCGCTTGGAGAGGCCTCCAGCTTCTCACCACCAAGCCGGTTCTTTATGTTTGCAACGTGTCCGAGGAAGACGCCGCCGAAGGCAACGCGCTTTCCGCCGCCGTCGCCGAGATGGCCACGGCGCAGGGCAATTCTCATGTCGTGATCTCCGCGCGCATCGAAGAAGAGATCAGCCAGCTTGAAGACGAAGAAGCCACAATGTTTCTCGAAGAAATGGGGCTGCACGAAGCCGGGCTCGCCCGCCTCATTCGCGCCGGTTACGAATTATTAAACCTCTCCACATATTTTACAGTTGGCCCTAAGGAGGCCCGCGCCTGGACGATCAAGCGCGGCACAAAGGCACCGCAAGCTGCCGGCGTGATCCACGGCGACTTTGAGCGCGGATTTATCCGCGCCGAAACCATCGCCTATGACGATTTTGTTAACCTTGGCGGCGAAAACCCGGCCAAGGAAGCGGGTAAAATGCGCGCAGAAGGCAAGGCCTATGTGGTGCAGGATGGTGACGTTCTGCACTTCCTGTTCAATACCTGA
- a CDS encoding TRAP transporter small permease, whose product MSKALQKLYDICGALAGGLIICICLLISVQIILNAVGRISPGTFPSTIPSYADFSGFMLAGATFLALAHTLRAGGHIRVNLVADRFPQQVQFILEGFVLVLAAALVGYAVWFMGGLVGESLHYGDVSPGIIPVALWIPQSIATFGLGLLLVAILHTFVDLLLAGKPILSTPDEV is encoded by the coding sequence ATGAGCAAGGCACTTCAAAAACTTTATGATATTTGTGGCGCGCTTGCAGGCGGGCTGATCATATGTATTTGCCTGCTGATCAGCGTGCAGATCATTCTGAACGCCGTCGGGCGTATCAGCCCCGGCACATTCCCCTCTACCATTCCATCTTACGCTGATTTTTCCGGCTTTATGCTCGCCGGAGCGACATTCCTGGCACTCGCGCATACGCTGCGCGCGGGCGGCCACATCCGCGTCAACCTTGTGGCTGACAGATTCCCTCAACAAGTGCAGTTCATTCTCGAAGGTTTCGTTTTGGTCCTTGCCGCGGCGCTGGTTGGCTATGCCGTGTGGTTCATGGGCGGTCTTGTCGGTGAAAGCTTGCATTATGGCGATGTCTCGCCAGGTATCATTCCCGTGGCGCTCTGGATCCCGCAGAGTATCGCCACCTTCGGGCTAGGCCTGCTGCTTGTTGCGATACTGCATACATTTGTCGATCTGCTCTTGGCCGGCAAGCCCATCCTTTCAACCCCGGATGAGGTATAG
- a CDS encoding TRAP transporter substrate-binding protein codes for MKHVLLCAAAFAFATSATAESWDMPTPYGDATFHTQNIMQFADDVRAATDNGLDITIHSAGSLFPHAEIKNAVRNRQVPIGEFFLSRLSNEDLAYGLDSQPFVATSYEEAQKLWDAQKPVITKLLAEQGLKPLFSVAWPAQGLYTNGEINTVDDLNGLRFRAYNAALEEFAALTGAAPVQIEAPDIPQAFSTGQVEAMITSPSTGVNSTAWDFVTHYSPINAWVPKNIVVVNQRVFDGLDEATQKAVLDAAAVAEKRGWEMSMAEAESKTAELATNGIVVYDPSPELVEGLQGIGKQMLESWQTKASDSAKAILDAYNNN; via the coding sequence ATGAAACATGTACTTCTCTGCGCAGCCGCTTTTGCATTTGCGACATCCGCCACAGCCGAAAGCTGGGATATGCCGACACCCTATGGCGATGCAACATTCCACACCCAGAACATAATGCAATTTGCCGATGATGTGCGCGCCGCCACAGATAATGGCCTCGACATAACCATCCATTCGGCTGGGTCGCTCTTTCCTCATGCTGAAATCAAGAATGCGGTGCGCAACCGGCAGGTTCCGATCGGGGAGTTCTTCTTGTCACGACTGTCCAACGAGGATCTCGCCTATGGGCTGGACAGCCAGCCTTTTGTGGCAACCAGCTATGAAGAAGCCCAAAAGCTCTGGGATGCGCAAAAGCCCGTCATCACCAAGCTATTGGCTGAACAGGGGCTCAAGCCGCTTTTTTCGGTCGCCTGGCCAGCCCAAGGGCTTTATACCAACGGCGAAATCAATACGGTCGACGATCTGAACGGGCTTCGCTTCCGCGCCTACAACGCAGCCCTCGAAGAATTTGCGGCGCTTACCGGTGCAGCACCGGTTCAGATCGAAGCGCCCGACATTCCGCAAGCCTTTTCGACAGGACAGGTGGAAGCGATGATCACATCCCCCTCAACCGGTGTAAACTCGACCGCTTGGGACTTTGTCACCCACTACAGCCCGATCAACGCATGGGTTCCCAAGAACATCGTGGTGGTCAACCAGCGCGTCTTTGATGGCCTTGACGAAGCCACACAAAAAGCCGTTCTGGATGCCGCTGCTGTTGCAGAAAAACGCGGCTGGGAAATGTCGATGGCAGAAGCCGAAAGCAAGACTGCTGAGCTGGCGACAAACGGCATCGTCGTATACGACCCCAGCCCCGAGCTGGTTGAAGGTTTGCAAGGCATCGGGAAACAGATGCTTGAAAGCTGGCAGACCAAAGCCTCCGATAGCGCGAAGGCTATTCTTGACGCCTACAACAATAACTAG
- a CDS encoding TRAP transporter large permease subunit, whose product MTDPMIALTLLALMIGLLAAGVWVAVALTLVGLAALVFFSNAPSGLILATTFWGHSHSWALTALPLFILMGEILLRSRMSDDMFSGLVPWLSRAPGRLLHVNVFGCAIFAAVSGSSAATAATIGRMSVPELTKRGYPESLILGTLAGSATLGLLIPPSIILIVYGVATEQSIARLFIAGVLPGLMLIAMFAGYVAVRAWMNPGLIPPIEESFTWREKFKASRRLIPVALLIGGVIGSIYAGLASPTDAAALGVVLASLLAWLSGAFSWKLFGQAVMSATRTSCMIALILLGAAFLSVAMGFTGLPRNLATWIAGMDLSVSTLLVALTIFFIVLGCFLDGISVIVLTTSIIMPMVTAVGIDPLWFGIYLVIVVEMSQITPPVGFNLFVIQGLTGIDILRVAKAAFPFFLLLLAGVVLITVFPQIVTILPELMNG is encoded by the coding sequence ATGACCGATCCGATGATTGCACTGACGTTGCTGGCGCTCATGATAGGGCTGCTTGCGGCGGGGGTCTGGGTCGCGGTTGCGCTCACGCTTGTTGGCCTCGCAGCGCTGGTCTTCTTTTCCAACGCACCCTCGGGGCTGATCCTTGCCACGACGTTCTGGGGTCACTCACACTCTTGGGCGCTGACCGCCCTGCCCCTCTTTATCCTCATGGGGGAAATCCTGCTGCGATCTCGCATGAGCGACGATATGTTCAGCGGGCTTGTCCCATGGCTAAGCCGTGCTCCGGGGCGGCTCTTACATGTCAACGTATTTGGCTGCGCGATTTTCGCCGCCGTTTCTGGCTCATCAGCCGCGACAGCCGCCACCATCGGGCGTATGTCCGTGCCCGAATTGACGAAACGGGGCTATCCCGAAAGCCTGATCCTTGGCACGCTTGCCGGGTCGGCCACCTTGGGGCTGCTTATTCCGCCGTCGATCATTCTGATCGTCTATGGCGTGGCGACCGAGCAATCTATCGCACGGCTTTTCATCGCCGGGGTTCTGCCGGGCCTGATGCTGATCGCGATGTTTGCGGGCTATGTCGCGGTGCGTGCCTGGATGAATCCCGGTCTTATACCGCCGATCGAAGAGAGCTTTACCTGGCGGGAAAAATTCAAAGCTTCCCGGCGACTTATCCCAGTTGCTTTGTTGATTGGCGGTGTCATCGGCTCGATCTATGCAGGCCTCGCTTCACCCACCGATGCGGCGGCGCTTGGTGTCGTGTTGGCCAGTTTGCTGGCCTGGCTCTCAGGCGCGTTCAGCTGGAAGCTGTTTGGCCAAGCGGTGATGTCGGCAACCCGCACCTCCTGCATGATTGCGCTGATCCTTCTGGGGGCGGCATTTCTGTCGGTGGCGATGGGGTTTACCGGGTTGCCACGCAATCTGGCAACGTGGATTGCGGGCATGGATCTTTCGGTCTCGACCTTGCTGGTGGCGCTGACCATTTTCTTCATCGTCCTGGGATGTTTTCTAGATGGTATCTCGGTCATCGTGCTGACCACGTCGATCATCATGCCGATGGTGACAGCCGTCGGTATCGACCCGCTCTGGTTTGGTATCTACCTGGTTATTGTTGTTGAGATGAGCCAGATTACGCCGCCGGTCGGTTTCAACCTGTTTGTAATTCAAGGGCTGACAGGCATCGACATTTTGCGCGTGGCAAAGGCGGCGTTTCCGTTCTTTTTGCTGCTTCTTGCAGGCGTCGTCTTGATCACTGTCTTCCCGCAGATCGTTACGATCCTGCCCGAGCTGATGAATGGCTAG
- the ptsP gene encoding phosphoenolpyruvate--protein phosphotransferase has protein sequence MTDGEEHRTNSRRLLGRLRGVMAEDSAGQARLDQITQLIADETHCEVCSVYLFRDQETLELCATEGLKPDSVHQTRLKLGEGLVGRVAKYSKAINTADAPSERGFRYMPETGEENFSSFLGLPIQRLGENLGVLVMQSKIARKFSEVEVETMEVVAMVLAEMAELGAFVGEGAAFAPRHTQPALFRGLIGQEGTAEGHVWLHEPRVVVTNLIADDPHRELERLHEAVEQLRVSVDQMLDGARGGDAEQMQVLEAYRMFANSKGWMRRMEEDIGRGLSAEAAVDKEQSTARARMERVTDQYLRERLHDLDDLSNRLLRILTGQGAQTGAEMPGDPVLVARNIGPAELLDYGRSLRGIVLEEGSVGSHAAIVARALAIPLVIHAGKVTTEALNGDHILIDGDHGAVHLRPDDSVVVAFRDKMAMHTQALERYASIREKPAISRDGRQVALHMNAGLMADLPSLEGSGAEGVGLFRTELQFLTRSSLPKRSELSALYAKVLDAAHGKRVIFRTLDIGSDKVLPYMAPQDEPNPAMGWRAIRVGLDKPGVLRMQLQALLRAANGRPLSVMFPFIAQFSEYRGAVAELDKAIAREKILGHPLPETLEVGAMLETPSLAFAPDKFFEEVGFLSIGGNDLKQFFYAADRENERVRKRYDTLNVSFMSLLEQIVERCKRAGTPLSFCGEDAGRPVEAACFAAIGLDTLSMRPASIGPVKNMIRQLDLDVLYKVICDARDRGEQSVRPAVMENLRDQGWAID, from the coding sequence ATGACAGACGGCGAAGAACACAGGACCAACAGCCGCAGGCTTTTGGGTCGGCTGCGCGGGGTTATGGCCGAGGACAGTGCGGGTCAGGCCCGGCTGGACCAGATCACCCAACTGATTGCCGATGAGACCCATTGCGAGGTCTGCTCGGTCTATCTTTTCCGCGATCAGGAAACGCTGGAACTCTGTGCCACCGAAGGGCTGAAACCGGATTCGGTTCATCAGACAAGGCTGAAACTGGGCGAAGGTCTGGTCGGGCGGGTGGCAAAGTATTCCAAGGCGATCAACACCGCAGATGCGCCATCGGAACGGGGTTTTCGTTATATGCCCGAGACCGGCGAAGAGAATTTTTCGAGCTTTCTGGGTCTGCCGATCCAGAGGCTGGGGGAGAATCTTGGCGTATTGGTGATGCAATCGAAAATCGCGCGCAAGTTTTCGGAAGTTGAAGTCGAGACCATGGAAGTGGTCGCCATGGTTCTGGCCGAAATGGCCGAACTGGGCGCATTTGTCGGTGAAGGGGCGGCCTTTGCGCCGCGCCACACGCAACCTGCGCTGTTTCGCGGTCTGATTGGCCAGGAAGGCACCGCCGAGGGGCATGTCTGGCTGCACGAGCCGCGGGTTGTTGTCACCAATCTGATCGCGGATGATCCGCACCGCGAGCTAGAACGGCTGCATGAGGCGGTTGAGCAGTTGCGTGTCAGTGTCGACCAGATGCTGGACGGTGCGCGGGGCGGCGACGCCGAGCAGATGCAGGTTCTGGAAGCCTATCGCATGTTCGCCAATTCCAAGGGCTGGATGCGGCGCATGGAGGAAGACATCGGGCGGGGGTTGAGTGCCGAGGCGGCCGTGGACAAGGAGCAATCCACCGCAAGGGCGCGTATGGAGCGGGTGACGGATCAGTATCTGCGTGAGCGGCTGCATGATCTCGATGACCTCAGCAACCGATTGCTGCGCATTCTGACCGGACAAGGGGCGCAGACCGGGGCGGAAATGCCCGGTGATCCCGTACTGGTGGCGCGCAATATCGGCCCGGCGGAGCTGCTCGATTATGGTCGCTCGCTCAGGGGTATCGTGCTTGAGGAAGGCTCGGTCGGCTCGCATGCGGCGATTGTGGCGCGCGCGTTGGCGATTCCTCTGGTCATCCATGCGGGCAAGGTCACCACCGAGGCGTTGAACGGCGATCATATCTTGATTGATGGCGATCATGGTGCCGTGCATTTGCGCCCCGATGACAGCGTGGTTGTCGCCTTTCGCGACAAGATGGCGATGCACACGCAGGCGCTAGAGCGTTACGCCTCAATCCGCGAGAAACCGGCCATCAGCCGGGACGGACGGCAGGTTGCGCTGCATATGAACGCCGGGTTGATGGCCGATCTGCCATCGCTGGAGGGATCGGGCGCCGAGGGTGTGGGGCTGTTTCGCACCGAGTTGCAGTTTCTGACCCGCAGTTCGCTGCCCAAACGCAGCGAGCTTTCCGCGCTTTATGCCAAAGTGCTGGACGCCGCGCATGGCAAGCGGGTGATCTTTCGCACGCTCGACATCGGGTCGGACAAGGTGTTGCCTTATATGGCGCCGCAGGACGAACCCAACCCGGCGATGGGCTGGCGTGCGATCCGGGTGGGGCTGGACAAGCCGGGCGTTCTTAGGATGCAGCTTCAGGCGCTCTTGCGCGCCGCCAATGGGCGGCCCCTGAGCGTGATGTTTCCGTTTATCGCCCAGTTTTCGGAATATCGCGGTGCCGTGGCCGAGTTGGACAAAGCCATCGCGCGCGAGAAAATTCTCGGCCATCCGCTGCCTGAGACGCTGGAGGTGGGGGCCATGCTTGAGACGCCCTCGCTTGCCTTTGCGCCCGACAAGTTCTTTGAAGAGGTCGGGTTTCTGTCGATCGGCGGCAATGATCTCAAACAGTTCTTCTATGCGGCGGATCGCGAAAACGAGCGGGTGCGCAAGCGCTATGACACGCTGAACGTCAGCTTCATGAGCCTGCTTGAGCAGATCGTTGAGCGGTGCAAGCGCGCTGGCACGCCGCTGTCGTTTTGCGGTGAGGATGCGGGGCGGCCTGTGGAGGCGGCATGTTTCGCCGCAATCGGGCTGGACACGCTGAGCATGCGCCCGGCGTCGATCGGGCCGGTGAAGAACATGATCCGCCAGCTTGATCTTGATGTGCTCTACAAGGTGATTTGTGATGCGCGCGATCGTGGCGAGCAATCGGTGCGCCCGGCGGTGATGGAAAACCTGCGCGATCAGGGCTGGGCGATAGACTGA
- the trpA gene encoding tryptophan synthase subunit alpha — translation MTRIDAKFAQLKGEGKKAFVAYVMAGDPDFERSLEIVKGLPGAGVDVIELGLPFTDPMADGPTIQMAGQRALASGMTLQKTLELATEFRKGDDTTPIVLMGYYNPIYNRGVDRFLVDAKAAGIDGLIVVDLPPEEDEELCLPAQAAGLNFIRLATPTTDDKRLPKVMTNTSGFVYYVSITGITGSAEAEAVDVAPDVARIKAAGNLPVIVGFGINTPEKAQAIASVADGAVVGSAIVSKIANGDTVSDVLGFVKSLADGAHRA, via the coding sequence ATGACACGTATCGACGCCAAGTTCGCCCAATTGAAGGGTGAGGGCAAGAAAGCCTTTGTTGCCTATGTGATGGCGGGCGATCCGGATTTTGAGCGCTCGCTTGAGATCGTCAAGGGGTTGCCGGGAGCGGGTGTCGATGTGATCGAGCTGGGCTTGCCGTTTACCGACCCGATGGCCGATGGGCCGACGATTCAGATGGCCGGGCAGCGCGCATTGGCAAGCGGCATGACACTGCAAAAGACGCTGGAGCTTGCCACCGAGTTTCGCAAGGGCGACGACACGACGCCGATTGTGCTGATGGGGTATTACAACCCGATCTACAATCGCGGAGTGGATCGGTTTTTGGTCGATGCCAAGGCGGCGGGAATTGATGGCTTGATCGTCGTCGACCTGCCCCCGGAGGAGGATGAGGAACTTTGCCTGCCCGCACAGGCGGCGGGGTTAAACTTTATCCGGCTGGCGACACCGACGACAGATGACAAGCGCCTGCCAAAGGTGATGACCAACACATCCGGCTTTGTTTATTATGTCTCGATCACCGGGATCACCGGATCGGCGGAAGCCGAGGCCGTGGATGTGGCGCCCGATGTGGCGCGGATCAAGGCGGCGGGCAATCTGCCGGTGATCGTGGGGTTTGGCATTAACACGCCTGAAAAGGCGCAAGCGATTGCAAGCGTCGCAGATGGCGCGGTGGTGGGCAGCGCGATTGTAAGCAAGATCGCCAATGGTGACACGGTGAGCGATGTTCTGGGATTTGTTAAATCTCTGGCCGATGGCGCGCATAGGGCCTGA